One segment of Drosophila ananassae strain 14024-0371.13 chromosome 3R, ASM1763931v2, whole genome shotgun sequence DNA contains the following:
- the LOC6497684 gene encoding LIM/homeobox protein Lhx3 isoform X2 has protein sequence MKEQLVEMTGLSPRVIRVWFQNKRCKDKKKTIQMKLQMQQEKEGRKLGYGAMQGIPMIASSPVRHDSPLNLQGLDVQTYQPPWKALSDFALHADLDSNGAINTHTPAFQQLVNQMHGYDLNGMPVLPPHPQSHSAQGPPHQHPPPPGGPHNHQNSNQQPGGQPGQGSSLDSGITSHSHLSNHPDSTDSYVTYLESDDKSKLALTPSSLSSSASAATSISSPPSGGGGGGAVGGAGFVGLGVGVGVGVGMLPTNQSATEQLMQMLQKVTGSTSPASHAVI, from the exons ATGAAGGAGCAGCTGGTGGAGATGACGGGCCTGTCACCCCGAGTCATCCGCGTCTGGTTCCAGAACAAGCGCTGCAAGGACAAGAAGAAGACCATCCAGATGAAGCTGCAGATGCAGCAGGAGAAG GAGGGTCGCAAGCTGGGCTACGGCGCCATGCAGGGCATCCCCATGATCGCCAGCTCCCCGGTCCGGCACGACTCGCCCCTGAACCTGCAGGGTCTGGACGTGCAGACATATCAACCGCCGTGGAAAGCCTTAAGCGACTTCGCCCTGCACGCCGATCTTGACAGCAACGGGGCGATCAACACGCACACGCCCGCATTTCAGCAACTGGTCAATCAG ATGCACGGATACGACCTGAACGGAATGCCCGTGCTCCCGCCACACCCGCAATCGCACTCGGCCCAGGGcccgccccaccagcaccccCCGCCTCCCGGCGGACCGCACAATCACCAGAACTCGAACCAGCAGCCAGGAGGGCAGCCGGGGCAGGGTAGCAGCCTGGACTCTGGGATCACGTCGCACTCGCACCTCAGCAACCACCCGGATAGCACCGACTCGTACGTCACGTACCTGGAGAGCGATGACA AATCCAAACTGGCGCTGACCCCATCATCATTGTCCTCATCAGCCTCGGCGGCCACATCGATCTCCTCCCCGCCGTCGGGTGGTGGAGGCGGCGGAGCTGTGGGTGGTGCTGGTTTTGTGGGCTTGggggtgggagtgggagtCGGAGTAGGAATGCTACCGACCAATCAGTCGGCCACCGAGCAGCTTATGCAAATGCTCCAAAAAGTGACTGGCTCCACGTCCCCGGCCTCACATGCAGTGATTTAG